In Entomomonas moraniae, one DNA window encodes the following:
- a CDS encoding sensor histidine kinase, protein MDRPNPDSLLQQLNQQEQKAQRGKLRIYFGAVAGVGKTYAMLSAAREAQKNGAKVLVGLIETHGRKETEKQLQGFDLLPRITTQYKGKVFQEFDLNKAIEAKPDLLLVDELAHSNLEGSRHPKRWQDIDEILSQGINVWTTLNVQHLESLNSIISQITEVTIHETVPDVFFESADEVILVDTTTDELLNRLHVGKIYQQEQAKRAFNHFFRRGNLISLREIALRRTADRIKSDVHHYRQEKSIQRVWQTEAGILVYMTGASGDENIIREAARWAQQLGCAWHTVFVENADFKKTSTQQHNAILTRLKFAESLGATTQVLMESDTAKALVDYARKNNLSKLLSCALVKRRFWWHKSLMQQIAALAPELDFIQIAKQTQKIGKVAQTSQEKVTHEPWLKTPKKKLKLRPYFYTTALTSLLTVCLWPISNHLDPANIVLFFLLMVILASIRYGRNVGIFTSIISVLIFDFCFISPRFSLNITDLQYLVTFAVMLFVGSLSSQLMASLKYRAKIAKTREARVQSLFQFAKALSGYLETEQVIKKSTQVMQQEFGGSVVLLLPTPEEQLQDNASEGIDLAIAQWAFDHQAEAGFATNTLPKHPFRYIPLNAPVRIRGILAIAPKHLNDLLIPEKKQLLETITSLIAIALERIHFAEVARQVLIQVESEQLRNTLLSTISHDLRTPLTSLMGQAENLMSRHQTISKELLQENLQAIYDNARSIHSIVCNVLDMARIDTGHFKAKLDWYSIEEIIGSVLHNISLSYPQIKIKVHCPSTIPLVEFDPLLIERVLHNLIENAIKYSQGIPQVEVDVKYRKDQLVVSVLDRGIGLPEGQEQAIFEKFNRGKIETAYTGVGLGLSIAKTIIDAHKGTISAKQRIDGGSCFTFTIPATPMPLIELESPEIIEQDNGKES, encoded by the coding sequence ATGGATCGCCCTAATCCCGACTCATTACTACAACAGCTTAATCAGCAAGAGCAAAAAGCACAACGCGGTAAATTACGTATATACTTTGGCGCCGTTGCTGGGGTAGGCAAAACCTACGCGATGTTAAGTGCCGCGAGAGAGGCTCAAAAAAATGGCGCTAAGGTGTTGGTTGGGTTGATCGAGACCCATGGGCGAAAAGAAACTGAAAAGCAGTTACAAGGCTTTGATTTACTTCCTCGTATTACCACACAGTATAAAGGGAAAGTGTTTCAGGAGTTTGATTTAAATAAAGCCATAGAAGCAAAGCCTGACTTACTGCTTGTGGATGAGTTGGCGCATAGCAATCTAGAAGGGTCAAGGCATCCAAAGCGTTGGCAGGATATTGATGAGATCCTGTCTCAAGGTATTAATGTTTGGACAACTCTTAATGTACAACATTTAGAAAGCTTGAACAGTATTATTAGTCAAATCACTGAAGTGACCATTCATGAAACCGTTCCTGATGTGTTTTTTGAGTCTGCTGATGAGGTGATTTTGGTTGATACCACGACCGATGAACTTTTGAATCGTTTACACGTGGGTAAAATATACCAACAAGAACAAGCAAAGCGTGCTTTTAATCATTTTTTTCGACGAGGTAATTTAATCTCTTTACGGGAAATTGCTTTGCGCCGCACGGCTGACCGTATAAAGTCAGATGTACATCATTATCGCCAAGAAAAATCTATTCAAAGGGTTTGGCAAACAGAGGCGGGGATTCTCGTTTATATGACGGGGGCGTCGGGTGATGAAAATATCATACGAGAAGCCGCTCGTTGGGCCCAGCAGTTAGGTTGTGCATGGCACACCGTCTTTGTAGAAAATGCAGATTTTAAAAAAACATCAACCCAACAACACAATGCCATATTAACGCGACTAAAATTTGCCGAGTCATTAGGGGCTACCACCCAAGTGTTAATGGAGAGTGATACGGCCAAAGCACTGGTTGATTATGCCCGTAAAAATAATTTATCTAAGTTGCTCAGCTGTGCCTTAGTTAAAAGAAGATTTTGGTGGCACAAAAGTTTAATGCAACAAATTGCAGCATTAGCCCCTGAGTTAGATTTTATTCAAATCGCGAAACAGACTCAAAAAATAGGAAAAGTAGCTCAAACATCGCAAGAAAAAGTAACCCATGAGCCATGGTTAAAAACACCTAAAAAGAAACTAAAATTACGCCCTTATTTTTATACGACAGCCTTGACGAGTCTGCTTACTGTTTGTTTGTGGCCAATCTCTAACCATCTTGATCCAGCGAATATTGTTTTATTTTTCCTACTCATGGTGATATTAGCCAGTATCCGTTATGGCCGTAATGTGGGGATTTTTACCTCTATCATCAGTGTATTGATTTTTGACTTCTGTTTTATTTCTCCTCGTTTCTCATTAAATATAACGGATTTACAATATTTAGTGACCTTTGCTGTGATGTTATTTGTGGGGTCTTTATCAAGCCAATTAATGGCCAGTCTAAAATACCGTGCAAAAATTGCCAAAACGAGAGAGGCGCGTGTACAGAGCTTGTTCCAATTTGCTAAGGCGCTTTCGGGGTATCTTGAAACAGAACAGGTGATTAAAAAAAGTACTCAAGTTATGCAGCAAGAGTTCGGTGGCAGCGTTGTATTACTTTTACCCACACCAGAAGAGCAACTGCAAGATAATGCTTCTGAGGGAATTGACCTTGCCATTGCGCAATGGGCTTTTGATCATCAGGCAGAGGCCGGCTTTGCTACCAATACATTGCCTAAGCACCCTTTTCGTTATATACCACTGAATGCGCCAGTGCGTATTCGCGGAATTTTAGCGATTGCCCCTAAACACCTAAATGATTTATTAATCCCTGAGAAAAAGCAATTATTAGAAACCATCACTAGCCTGATCGCTATAGCGTTAGAGCGTATTCATTTTGCGGAAGTGGCAAGGCAAGTTCTGATTCAGGTGGAATCTGAACAGTTAAGGAATACTCTTTTATCAACCATTTCTCACGATTTAAGAACGCCACTGACCAGCTTAATGGGGCAGGCTGAAAACTTAATGAGTCGTCATCAAACGATATCAAAGGAGTTATTGCAGGAAAATTTACAAGCTATTTATGATAATGCGCGTTCTATACACAGCATTGTTTGTAATGTGCTTGATATGGCACGTATCGACACGGGGCACTTTAAAGCAAAGCTGGATTGGTATTCCATTGAAGAGATTATTGGCAGTGTCTTGCATAATATTTCATTGAGTTACCCACAGATTAAAATTAAGGTACATTGCCCATCTACTATCCCTTTGGTCGAGTTTGACCCTCTTTTAATTGAGCGAGTGCTTCATAATTTAATAGAGAATGCGATTAAATACAGCCAAGGTATACCTCAGGTTGAGGTTGATGTTAAATACCGAAAAGACCAATTGGTTGTTTCTGTGCTGGATAGAGGGATTGGATTACCTGAAGGGCAAGAGCAGGCTATTTTTGAAAAATTTAATCGTGGTAAAATAGAAACCGCTTATACAGGCGTAGGTCTTGGATTGAGTATTGCAAAAACAATTATTGATGCCCATAAAGGGACTATTTCAGCGAAGCAACGTATTGATGGTGGTAGTTGTTTTACCTTTACTATTCCCGCAACCCCCATGCCTCTGATAGAGTTAGAGTCACCCGAGATAATTGAGCAAGACAATGGAAAAGAATCATAG
- a CDS encoding response regulator: MEKNHSVLIVEDTEHIRKLLSQALIEEGWQVYECDSVSRALIETASRQPSMVLLDLGLSDGDGKQFIQEVRQWSHLPIIVLTARHDEAEKVAALDMGADDYITKPFGIPELLARMRAQIRRIDIKSTASNTFIFGDVTIDFSTHRILKGDQEIHLTPTEYKLLSELIKNVGRVCTQRQLLLAVWGPNYVEQPHYLRIYMGHLRQKLETEPTNPQHLLTETAIGYRLIR; encoded by the coding sequence ATGGAAAAGAATCATAGCGTACTCATCGTTGAGGATACTGAACATATCCGTAAACTGCTAAGCCAAGCCTTAATAGAAGAGGGTTGGCAGGTTTATGAGTGTGATAGTGTTTCTCGCGCGCTAATTGAAACAGCTTCTCGCCAACCCAGTATGGTGTTGCTTGATTTAGGGCTTAGTGATGGCGATGGTAAACAGTTTATACAAGAGGTTCGTCAGTGGTCTCATTTACCGATTATTGTCTTAACCGCGCGTCATGATGAAGCCGAAAAAGTGGCTGCATTAGACATGGGGGCGGATGATTACATTACGAAACCTTTTGGTATTCCTGAGTTACTCGCACGGATGAGGGCGCAAATACGGCGTATTGATATTAAAAGTACCGCATCTAATACCTTTATTTTTGGTGACGTGACGATTGATTTTAGTACCCATCGTATCTTGAAAGGAGATCAAGAAATACACCTCACTCCAACAGAGTATAAGTTATTAAGTGAGCTGATAAAAAATGTCGGGCGTGTTTGTACCCAGCGGCAATTGTTATTGGCAGTTTGGGGGCCGAATTATGTTGAGCAACCCCATTATTTGCGTATTTATATGGGGCATTTACGCCAAAAACTAGAGACAGAACCAACCAATCCCCAGCATTTACTCACTGAAACCGCCATTGGTTATAGACTCATACGATAA
- the yedF gene encoding sulfurtransferase-like selenium metabolism protein YedF, whose translation MSQSTQPLDQIIPTLQLDMVGEPCPYPAVATLEVLPQLKDGDILEVISDCPQSINNIPIDAKNHGYEVLAIEQNGPTIRYLIRK comes from the coding sequence ATGAGCCAATCTACACAACCACTGGATCAAATCATTCCCACCTTACAACTGGATATGGTAGGAGAACCCTGCCCTTATCCTGCGGTGGCTACATTAGAGGTGTTACCCCAATTAAAGGATGGCGATATTTTAGAAGTGATTAGCGACTGCCCACAGTCAATTAACAACATCCCCATCGATGCGAAAAATCATGGTTATGAGGTATTAGCCATTGAACAAAATGGCCCCACGATCCGCTATTTAATTCGTAAATAA
- the yedE gene encoding selenium metabolism membrane protein YedE/FdhT, translated as MNRDDNRKTDMNNSWTEFKQKYLITFWNPISAIIAAGILATYYFGLTGTLWAVTGEFTRWGGHLVALFGGDPKNWAYFKIIGLEGMPWQRSDGLLLIGMFAGCFAAALWANNVKLRTSKYPIRIFQALVGGFIAGFGARLAMGCNLAAFFTGIPQFSLHAWFFAVTTAIGSLVGAKVALLPLFRTPLNIKKVNQHTVLTQNPQQVKRRFILGSTIFFVTALVGLALLFVIPKLGIALLFGVAFGLLIERAQICFTSAFRDLWITGRAYMAKAIILGMLVSTIGVFAFIESGATPKIFWAGPNAILGGLLFGFGIVLAGGCETGWMYRSVEGQVHFWWVGIGNILGATVLAYYWESLAPYLVNDFEKINLLKLAGPYGGLLINYALMIIALFFVLWWEKRFLAKRKKMAIDTSSKTSGCC; from the coding sequence ATGAATAGAGACGACAACAGGAAGACAGACATGAACAATAGCTGGACTGAATTTAAACAAAAATACTTAATCACCTTTTGGAACCCTATTAGTGCAATCATTGCAGCCGGTATTCTGGCTACCTATTACTTTGGATTAACTGGGACATTGTGGGCGGTAACAGGTGAGTTTACACGTTGGGGTGGGCATTTGGTTGCCCTTTTCGGTGGAGATCCAAAAAACTGGGCTTATTTTAAAATCATAGGTTTAGAGGGAATGCCTTGGCAACGTAGTGATGGTTTACTCCTGATCGGCATGTTTGCGGGCTGCTTTGCTGCGGCTTTGTGGGCCAATAATGTAAAACTACGCACCTCTAAATACCCCATCAGAATTTTTCAAGCCTTAGTCGGTGGATTTATTGCTGGCTTTGGAGCAAGGCTGGCCATGGGCTGTAATCTGGCGGCTTTTTTTACGGGTATTCCACAATTCTCATTACATGCATGGTTCTTTGCTGTCACAACGGCTATCGGTTCACTGGTCGGTGCTAAAGTCGCCCTACTACCTCTCTTTAGAACACCGCTCAATATCAAAAAAGTAAACCAACACACTGTACTCACACAAAACCCACAGCAAGTGAAACGCCGTTTTATACTAGGCTCTACTATTTTCTTTGTCACCGCGTTGGTTGGGCTTGCCTTACTGTTTGTCATCCCTAAGCTAGGAATTGCCTTATTATTTGGGGTAGCCTTTGGGTTACTCATTGAACGCGCCCAAATTTGCTTTACCTCTGCATTCCGCGACTTATGGATTACAGGCCGTGCTTATATGGCTAAAGCCATTATTTTAGGGATGCTCGTTAGCACCATTGGTGTTTTTGCCTTTATAGAGTCAGGAGCAACCCCAAAAATATTTTGGGCAGGCCCTAATGCTATTCTTGGTGGTTTGCTGTTTGGCTTTGGTATTGTACTCGCCGGTGGTTGCGAAACGGGGTGGATGTATCGCAGTGTTGAAGGGCAAGTACACTTTTGGTGGGTTGGCATTGGCAATATTTTAGGTGCTACCGTTTTAGCCTACTATTGGGAAAGTCTAGCGCCTTATCTAGTGAATGACTTTGAAAAGATTAATTTACTAAAACTAGCAGGGCCTTATGGCGGGCTACTCATCAACTATGCCTTGATGATCATCGCCTTATTTTTTGTTTTATGGTGGGAAAAACGCTTTTTAGCTAAACGCAAAAAGATGGCAATCGATACTTCATCTAAAACGTCAGGTTGTTGTTAA
- the selB gene encoding selenocysteine-specific translation elongation factor, which yields MNAVIGTAGHVDHGKSSLIKALTGIHPSHLPQELLREMTIDLGFAHFSTDAGDTIGIIDVPGHERFIRNMVSAVWGLDIVLFVVAADEGWAALSSEHLRIIAAMGIKQCILVLTKSDLVDKQRLSEVENEALEHFLAEMELLPEVIAVSNHTNQGIEALKQLIIKKVATIDKREDLDHQAHLYVDRVFSVNGVGTTVTGTLRGGEIKEGDTLTLFPSKQTVKVRSLQSYHQQLDTAPPYARTAVALKQLNRKFVSRGSCLVKNPEAVTMSNDWIIQLTPHFCRALKKQSIVEVALGTAHVQAKCYLYADSTLARLQFEEAIPAFWGQPLLLIQQGGSRIIGAGRLVWSQPIQRKTRLILQEILPTLTIHSATMAQSKLTLQLALDGYAQQNTQLIPPPKTITLGDWWINELTLKKLQEQCNKHLNSAIQAISVEELARNTQMPLSLIEALCANRCTGGEWQKIDGNIILAALNKNSALPPNQQQLLEAISQTHNQGYDASKSPLVGVKRLLRALTERQLITPTENDLFFSKTAYDEIVANIMKGRPLHEKFSVADARDSTGLSRKQLIPLLNRLEKDGWVKRIENDRIVCKAYE from the coding sequence ATGAATGCAGTCATTGGCACAGCGGGTCATGTCGATCATGGAAAATCATCGCTAATAAAAGCGCTGACGGGTATTCACCCCTCACACTTACCTCAAGAATTATTACGAGAAATGACCATTGATTTAGGCTTCGCCCACTTCTCAACAGATGCGGGAGATACCATCGGTATTATCGATGTTCCAGGGCACGAACGTTTTATTCGCAATATGGTCAGCGCCGTATGGGGGTTAGATATTGTCCTCTTTGTTGTAGCGGCTGATGAAGGATGGGCAGCGCTCTCCTCCGAGCACTTACGAATTATTGCTGCCATGGGAATTAAACAGTGTATTTTGGTATTAACAAAGAGCGACCTTGTTGATAAACAGCGCTTAAGTGAAGTAGAAAATGAAGCCCTTGAACACTTTCTGGCAGAAATGGAACTGCTCCCCGAAGTCATTGCCGTAAGTAACCATACTAATCAAGGGATAGAAGCGCTAAAACAACTCATTATTAAAAAAGTAGCTACCATTGATAAGCGTGAAGATTTAGATCACCAAGCTCATCTCTATGTGGATCGCGTATTTTCTGTTAATGGTGTCGGTACCACTGTAACAGGAACATTGCGTGGTGGTGAAATAAAAGAAGGTGATACACTGACCCTTTTCCCTAGCAAGCAAACGGTAAAAGTTCGCTCATTACAAAGTTACCACCAACAACTAGACACAGCCCCTCCTTACGCAAGAACGGCCGTTGCTTTAAAACAACTTAATCGAAAATTTGTCTCACGTGGCAGTTGCCTTGTTAAGAATCCCGAAGCAGTGACGATGAGCAATGACTGGATAATACAGCTAACACCTCATTTTTGTAGGGCATTAAAAAAACAAAGTATTGTCGAGGTGGCCTTAGGTACAGCTCATGTGCAAGCAAAATGTTACCTGTATGCAGACAGCACGCTGGCACGCTTACAATTTGAAGAGGCTATTCCTGCTTTCTGGGGGCAACCTTTATTACTTATTCAACAGGGTGGTAGCCGTATTATTGGGGCAGGTAGGCTAGTTTGGTCACAACCTATTCAACGTAAAACTCGCCTTATCTTACAAGAGATACTGCCCACATTAACCATTCATAGCGCTACCATGGCACAATCAAAATTAACCCTACAGTTAGCGCTTGATGGTTATGCACAACAAAATACCCAACTAATACCGCCCCCAAAAACGATCACATTAGGCGACTGGTGGATTAATGAACTGACCCTAAAAAAACTACAAGAGCAGTGTAATAAACACCTAAACTCAGCCATTCAAGCTATTAGTGTAGAAGAGCTCGCCAGAAATACACAGATGCCCCTCTCTTTAATAGAAGCGCTATGTGCAAACCGTTGCACAGGTGGAGAATGGCAAAAAATTGATGGTAATATTATTTTAGCTGCACTTAATAAAAACTCTGCACTTCCTCCCAACCAACAACAATTATTAGAAGCCATTAGTCAAACCCACAACCAAGGGTATGATGCTTCAAAATCTCCACTTGTTGGCGTTAAGCGTTTACTACGAGCACTCACAGAAAGGCAGCTCATTACTCCTACGGAAAATGATCTCTTTTTTAGTAAAACAGCCTATGATGAAATTGTTGCCAATATCATGAAGGGACGGCCTCTGCATGAAAAATTTAGTGTCGCCGATGCACGCGACAGTACGGGGCTTTCGCGAAAACAGCTAATCCCCTTACTCAACCGGCTGGAAAAAGATGGTTGGGTAAAACGTATTGAAAATGACCGTATTGTTTGCAAAGCCTATGAATAG
- the selD gene encoding selenide, water dikinase SelD gives MNTIKLTQFSHGGGCGCKISPAVLTELLSHIPTGVVPKELLVGTDTSDDAAVYQLNDTQAVIATTDFFTPIVDDPYDFGRIAATNALSDIYAMGGTPIMALAIVGMPLDKLPKEAIGKILEGGASICQEAGISIAGGHSIDILEPVYGLVGIGVVNPKQLLSNAKAQQGDILILTKPLGIGMLSAALKKGMLQASEYAELIKWTTTLNKVGASLATQPDIHAMTDVTGFGLAGHLLEMCRAAKLQATVNFQQLPFIDAALAIAQQDIATGASNRNWQSYGEFIKLPESTKTWQRNVLTDPQTSGGLLIACKRQALATVQKTLLTLQGNEGAVIGEMTAADPLGSVNICLE, from the coding sequence ATGAACACAATTAAATTAACCCAATTTTCCCATGGGGGCGGTTGTGGTTGTAAAATTTCCCCTGCGGTACTGACTGAACTACTCTCACATATTCCGACAGGTGTTGTACCCAAAGAACTTTTGGTTGGCACAGACACTTCTGACGACGCGGCTGTTTACCAACTCAATGATACCCAAGCGGTTATTGCCACCACCGACTTTTTTACCCCCATAGTAGACGACCCTTACGATTTTGGACGCATCGCCGCGACTAATGCACTGTCCGATATTTATGCCATGGGAGGAACCCCCATTATGGCCTTAGCCATTGTTGGAATGCCATTAGATAAACTACCCAAAGAAGCCATAGGAAAAATACTCGAAGGTGGCGCTTCTATTTGCCAGGAGGCAGGTATTTCCATTGCCGGTGGTCACTCCATCGACATTTTAGAACCCGTTTACGGTTTAGTAGGCATCGGTGTTGTCAACCCCAAGCAATTGCTCAGCAATGCAAAAGCACAACAAGGTGATATTCTTATTTTAACCAAACCACTAGGGATTGGCATGTTATCGGCGGCGCTTAAAAAAGGAATGTTACAAGCCAGCGAATACGCCGAACTCATTAAATGGACAACTACTCTTAATAAAGTGGGTGCGAGTTTAGCCACACAGCCTGATATTCATGCGATGACTGATGTCACAGGTTTTGGTCTGGCAGGTCACCTCTTAGAAATGTGCCGTGCGGCAAAACTACAAGCAACTGTTAATTTCCAACAACTGCCCTTTATTGATGCAGCACTGGCCATAGCTCAACAAGACATTGCAACAGGAGCCTCTAATAGAAACTGGCAAAGTTATGGTGAGTTTATCAAACTGCCTGAATCAACTAAAACATGGCAACGTAACGTATTAACTGACCCGCAAACGTCCGGTGGTCTATTGATTGCATGTAAGAGGCAAGCCCTTGCCACGGTACAAAAAACATTGCTTACTTTGCAAGGTAATGAGGGAGCAGTGATTGGCGAAATGACGGCTGCTGATCCGCTAGGTTCAGTCAACATATGCCTTGAGTAA
- the selA gene encoding L-seryl-tRNA(Sec) selenium transferase — protein sequence MMQLSQITPVEKLLNTKEIAFYHDILSRPLVAEITKAEVTHYRQKVIEQGIAIDTNELIHTIVLALKKQSSQRLQRVINATGIIVHTNLGRSPIPQTIWQEASETVCGYSNLEFNLNNGKRGNRMGMLSKILSTYFGGESNILVNNNAAAMHLILKTFAQGKEVIVSRGEQVQIGGGFRIPEILEESGAVLRDVGTTNITTLDDYLKAINENTAMVLVVHQSNYYIEGFSQRVDINLLAAKLPEHVMLVVDQGSGNQIAGIPGEPTVANYLKAGVDLVCLSGDKMVGGPQAGIILGKQQFIEPLSKHPMMRVFRPGKETYALLEKLLIHRLNHDCAANNRIETLITQPIEWHQERAQQIASIAPEKLPLVATKFLIGGGTTPRAQYDTWAIAILSDESPSSLIKRLRNHNPPIIGVVQQDQVLIYPITLFDEELTIVKEFLSELI from the coding sequence ATGATGCAATTATCACAAATCACCCCAGTTGAAAAACTGCTGAATACGAAAGAAATTGCATTTTATCATGACATACTAAGTCGCCCCCTCGTTGCTGAAATCACAAAAGCAGAAGTGACACACTATCGTCAAAAAGTCATAGAACAAGGGATTGCTATTGATACCAATGAGCTAATTCACACAATTGTGCTTGCGCTTAAGAAACAAAGTAGTCAACGGCTACAACGTGTTATTAATGCCACAGGCATTATTGTTCACACCAATCTAGGCAGGTCCCCTATTCCCCAAACCATATGGCAAGAAGCAAGTGAAACCGTCTGCGGATACTCTAATTTAGAATTTAATCTAAACAATGGCAAACGCGGTAATCGCATGGGGATGTTAAGTAAAATTCTCAGTACCTATTTTGGTGGAGAATCTAACATTCTTGTTAATAACAATGCCGCTGCCATGCACCTCATTTTAAAAACCTTTGCCCAAGGTAAAGAAGTCATCGTCTCTCGTGGTGAGCAAGTTCAAATAGGCGGTGGTTTTAGAATCCCCGAAATACTAGAAGAGTCTGGGGCAGTGCTACGCGATGTTGGCACAACCAACATCACCACCTTAGATGACTATCTAAAAGCCATTAATGAAAATACCGCCATGGTGCTTGTTGTACACCAGTCTAACTACTACATTGAGGGCTTTAGTCAACGGGTAGACATCAACTTATTGGCGGCAAAACTACCCGAACATGTCATGCTCGTTGTTGACCAAGGCTCAGGTAACCAAATTGCAGGAATCCCTGGCGAACCCACTGTCGCTAACTACCTAAAAGCAGGTGTCGACTTAGTTTGTCTATCGGGCGACAAAATGGTCGGTGGCCCACAAGCAGGCATTATTTTAGGCAAACAACAGTTTATTGAGCCACTGTCGAAACACCCCATGATGCGGGTTTTTCGCCCTGGCAAAGAAACTTATGCCTTGCTTGAAAAACTATTGATCCACCGATTAAATCACGACTGTGCGGCTAATAATCGAATTGAAACATTAATCACTCAACCGATCGAATGGCATCAAGAAAGAGCGCAACAAATAGCCAGTATTGCACCCGAAAAACTCCCCCTTGTTGCAACTAAATTCCTTATCGGTGGAGGCACAACCCCACGTGCCCAATATGACACATGGGCTATTGCAATCCTTAGCGATGAATCGCCATCATCACTCATTAAACGCTTACGAAACCATAATCCACCCATCATAGGAGTTGTACAACAAGACCAAGTATTGATTTACCCCATCACATTATTTGATGAAGAATTAACGATTGTAAAAGAGTTTTTAAGCGAGCTCATTTAG
- the fdhD gene encoding formate dehydrogenase accessory sulfurtransferase FdhD: MHKEIVGCAASLSENDLTTSQGYQSFRVQRIKQSSTSIIEDNIIEETPIALSYNGISHAVMMATPTDIAYLAKGFSLSEAIIPNLSYLYDLEINHYEEGIEVQMQIATQAFVELKQHKRTMEGRTGCGLCGIENLQQLNRPLKKLAPANPAWLDTLTAVYHHIKNHQPITQATGAAHAAAWVVNGEIIATFEDVGRHNALDKLLGYLLTEQRDTTEGFVFMTSRASYELVRKCTQCNIRLLATISAPTTQAIKLANESGLTLASFCREDGYVVYAQPQSI, translated from the coding sequence ATGCACAAAGAGATTGTTGGATGCGCAGCATCCCTATCAGAAAATGACTTGACGACAAGTCAAGGTTACCAATCTTTTCGTGTACAACGTATCAAACAAAGTAGTACTTCAATCATCGAAGATAATATTATTGAAGAAACCCCCATCGCCTTATCTTATAACGGAATATCACATGCAGTGATGATGGCGACCCCCACCGACATTGCTTATCTGGCAAAAGGCTTTAGTCTTTCCGAAGCAATCATTCCTAATCTCTCGTACCTCTATGATCTAGAGATCAACCATTATGAAGAAGGGATCGAAGTACAAATGCAAATTGCCACACAAGCATTTGTCGAACTAAAACAGCACAAAAGAACCATGGAAGGCCGCACGGGTTGTGGTTTATGCGGTATAGAAAACTTACAACAACTCAATAGGCCTCTCAAAAAGCTAGCTCCAGCCAATCCTGCATGGTTAGACACATTAACTGCGGTCTATCACCATATCAAAAACCATCAACCAATAACTCAAGCAACAGGTGCAGCCCATGCTGCTGCATGGGTAGTCAATGGTGAAATCATCGCCACCTTTGAAGATGTAGGTAGACACAACGCCCTTGATAAATTGTTAGGCTATTTATTAACAGAACAACGCGATACAACAGAAGGCTTTGTATTCATGACAAGCCGAGCAAGTTATGAACTCGTGCGCAAATGTACACAATGTAATATCCGATTATTAGCGACGATTTCTGCCCCCACAACACAAGCGATTAAACTCGCTAACGAGAGTGGCTTAACACTGGCAAGTTTTTGTCGAGAGGATGGGTATGTCGTTTATGCACAACCACAATCTATTTAA